In one window of Rhodanobacter sp. FDAARGOS 1247 DNA:
- a CDS encoding HNH endonuclease, translated as MGFVILLAAGLLWWWLARDKSLPEGKHPYPTSSSRPPNLQVGQASSIIETSVSLTDQVAPTPPLQADEITRCNVVAPENRCAVCRTARPPQFATCRLVVCKQCIELIKGNMPINISAIDSIINETNGIPFMDWGFMEAVINENESVGRITTKVKHAGLVPSNLAPRTWLKFMRAYHLGLISCADRVTYPEEPGWHELAKKIRMQDNRRCNICRSTGVLHVHHIIPLSNYGMNDPRNLVTLCYECHRSQHPHVLFSLD; from the coding sequence ATGGGCTTTGTCATTTTGCTCGCGGCTGGCCTTTTGTGGTGGTGGCTGGCACGCGACAAATCGCTGCCAGAAGGGAAACACCCATACCCAACATCCAGTAGTAGGCCGCCCAATTTACAAGTGGGGCAAGCTTCGTCAATTATCGAAACTTCCGTATCCTTGACAGATCAGGTTGCACCGACTCCACCACTTCAAGCCGACGAAATCACCCGATGTAACGTCGTCGCACCGGAAAATCGTTGTGCGGTTTGCCGGACAGCCCGTCCCCCACAATTCGCCACTTGTCGACTAGTGGTCTGTAAGCAATGTATCGAACTGATTAAAGGAAACATGCCGATAAATATTTCGGCTATCGACTCGATCATCAACGAGACCAACGGAATTCCTTTCATGGATTGGGGCTTCATGGAAGCCGTGATCAACGAGAACGAATCAGTAGGTCGCATAACCACCAAGGTGAAACATGCCGGCCTCGTACCATCAAACCTAGCACCACGGACGTGGCTTAAATTCATGCGCGCCTACCATCTCGGCTTGATCTCCTGTGCAGATCGCGTCACTTATCCCGAGGAGCCGGGATGGCACGAACTCGCGAAAAAAATACGCATGCAGGACAACCGTAGGTGCAATATTTGTCGATCCACCGGCGTACTGCATGTTCATCACATTATTCCACTATCGAATTACGGCATGAACGATCCGAGAAATTTGGTGACCCTATGTTACGAGTGCCATCGCTCTCAACACCCACATGTGTTGTTCAGCCTAGATTAG
- a CDS encoding PAS-domain containing protein yields MLSASVIAIAALCWLGLLFGVALLGERRPHIFEKRWAIVYALSLAIHCTSWTFYGTVTQASRSGWWLPPTFVGAILMYLFALKFLGRLVQLVREYNAGSLADLIAVRLGRHSGLAALVTAVVVIGIVPYIALQLKAVAMSYGILSQGQLAESDPWQDSALYVALLMALFAMLFGTRRASTMAHNRGLVLAMAFESLFKLGAMLALGTLLFAALPPGLPVNVPQAPDSGGFPALILLGALAMFTMPHQFYAGIVECRDDGQLRTARWLFPLYLLLISLPILPLARLGDAWLGASGVSSDMYVLALPLARGEHGLALIAFLGGLSAATSMVVIATLTLSLMVVNHFIAPLRVRSGWGRDEHGDLRGELLNHRRVAILLVILLAWAYSRLLARNEALADIGAISFSALAGLTPALLAAVYRPQLGPRAVMAGLAAGTLVWMYAVLPALLPAAPAWLHSGPFGLHWLAPDGLLGLGNWNRLGRAVVVSLLVNIVVMLALAGSRYGRSAHAVSVGDVGLVELRALAARFLPPERVALLFASAPAAGSAGSARVAQVEHELAAVIGAASARLLLEVVHRQGRDDLDTVVAIVGEAAQDLRFNQRVLEAALENMSQGICVVDAELHLVAWNTPYACLFDYPPGMLQVGRPVAELTRHNIDAGMLGPGEVEARVQRRLAHMRTGTRHLSERRFPDGTIVEIRGNPMPGGGFVATFTDVTAFRQAEAALKRVNETLELRVEERTRELAAASAEAQAANASKSRFLAAVSHDLMQPLHAAQLFAHSLTERGGDVAIAQHLNGALSATEGLLTGLLDVARLEGGRLHPQPRAFALAEVLDPLAAEFSAIALDRGVRLDVVGTRAWVHSDPQLLRRVLQNFLSNALRYAEHGRVLLGVRRAGDHLRVEVWDTGPGIAVAEQELIFQEFRRGSAAGGQGLGLGLSIAQRMAELLGHPLGLRSWPGHGSVFHLAVPLARAAARLPMAAGVAQSLPTGRALLLDNEPAALAALGSLLSSWGWQVHPARNAEQALAAPWRPDLHILDFHLDGGHTGLDVWQRLCERHADVPTVMLTADRDGELRQRLLDAGIGVLYKPLKPLALRQMLQRVATGVVQR; encoded by the coding sequence ATGCTGAGCGCCAGCGTCATCGCCATCGCCGCCTTGTGCTGGCTGGGCCTGCTGTTCGGCGTGGCGTTGCTCGGCGAACGCCGCCCGCACATTTTCGAGAAGCGCTGGGCGATCGTGTATGCGCTGTCGCTGGCGATTCACTGCACCTCGTGGACGTTCTACGGCACCGTGACCCAGGCCAGCCGTTCGGGCTGGTGGCTGCCGCCCACGTTCGTCGGGGCGATCCTGATGTATTTGTTCGCGCTGAAATTCCTCGGCCGGCTGGTGCAACTGGTGCGCGAGTACAACGCCGGGTCGCTGGCCGACCTGATCGCGGTGCGGCTGGGACGGCATTCGGGGCTGGCGGCGCTGGTCACGGCGGTGGTGGTGATCGGGATCGTGCCGTACATCGCGCTGCAGCTGAAGGCGGTGGCGATGAGTTACGGCATCCTCAGTCAGGGCCAGCTGGCCGAATCCGATCCGTGGCAGGACAGTGCGTTGTACGTGGCGCTGCTGATGGCGCTGTTCGCGATGCTGTTCGGCACCCGTCGGGCGTCGACCATGGCGCACAACCGCGGGCTGGTGCTGGCGATGGCGTTCGAGTCGCTGTTCAAGCTCGGCGCGATGCTGGCGCTGGGCACGCTGCTGTTCGCGGCGTTGCCGCCCGGCTTGCCGGTGAACGTGCCGCAGGCGCCCGACAGTGGCGGGTTCCCCGCCTTGATCCTGCTCGGCGCGCTGGCGATGTTCACCATGCCGCACCAGTTCTACGCGGGCATCGTGGAATGCCGCGACGATGGCCAGCTGCGCACCGCGCGCTGGCTGTTCCCGCTGTACCTGCTGCTGATCTCGCTGCCGATCCTGCCGCTGGCGCGGCTGGGCGATGCATGGCTGGGCGCGAGCGGGGTGTCGTCGGACATGTACGTGCTGGCGCTGCCGCTGGCCCGTGGCGAACACGGGCTGGCGCTGATCGCGTTTCTCGGCGGCCTGAGCGCCGCGACCAGCATGGTGGTGATCGCCACGCTGACGCTGAGCCTGATGGTGGTCAATCATTTCATCGCGCCGCTGCGAGTGCGTTCCGGCTGGGGCCGCGACGAGCATGGCGACCTGCGCGGCGAGCTGCTGAACCATCGGCGCGTCGCGATCCTGCTGGTGATCCTGCTGGCCTGGGCGTATAGCCGGTTGCTGGCACGCAACGAGGCGCTGGCCGACATCGGCGCGATCTCGTTCTCCGCGCTGGCCGGGCTGACACCGGCGCTGCTGGCGGCGGTGTATCGGCCGCAGCTCGGACCGCGCGCGGTGATGGCCGGGCTGGCCGCGGGCACCCTGGTGTGGATGTATGCCGTGCTGCCGGCCCTGTTGCCGGCCGCGCCGGCGTGGTTGCACAGCGGTCCGTTCGGCCTGCACTGGCTGGCGCCGGATGGCCTGCTGGGGCTGGGCAACTGGAACCGGCTGGGGCGCGCGGTGGTGGTCAGCCTGCTGGTCAACATCGTGGTGATGCTGGCGCTGGCCGGCTCCCGTTACGGCCGTTCCGCGCACGCCGTCAGCGTGGGCGACGTGGGCCTGGTCGAACTGCGGGCGCTGGCGGCGCGCTTCCTGCCGCCGGAGCGGGTCGCGCTGCTGTTTGCCAGCGCGCCGGCGGCCGGTTCCGCCGGCAGTGCGCGGGTGGCCCAGGTCGAGCACGAACTGGCCGCGGTGATCGGCGCGGCATCCGCGCGCCTGCTGCTGGAAGTGGTGCATCGGCAGGGTCGCGACGACCTGGACACGGTGGTCGCCATCGTGGGCGAGGCGGCGCAGGACCTGCGCTTCAACCAGCGCGTGCTGGAGGCGGCGCTGGAGAACATGAGCCAGGGCATCTGCGTGGTCGATGCGGAACTGCACCTGGTGGCGTGGAACACGCCGTATGCGTGCCTGTTCGACTATCCGCCGGGGATGCTGCAGGTGGGGCGGCCGGTGGCCGAGCTGACCCGCCACAACATCGACGCCGGCATGCTGGGTCCGGGTGAAGTCGAAGCGCGCGTGCAGCGCCGGCTGGCGCACATGCGCACCGGCACGCGGCATTTGTCCGAGCGGCGTTTTCCCGACGGCACCATCGTCGAGATTCGCGGCAACCCGATGCCCGGCGGCGGCTTCGTGGCCACCTTCACCGACGTCACCGCCTTCCGCCAGGCCGAGGCGGCGCTGAAGCGGGTCAACGAAACACTCGAACTGCGGGTGGAGGAACGCACCCGCGAGCTGGCCGCAGCCTCGGCCGAAGCGCAGGCGGCGAATGCCTCGAAGAGTCGTTTCCTGGCCGCGGTCAGCCACGACCTGATGCAGCCCCTGCACGCCGCGCAGCTGTTCGCGCACTCACTGACCGAGCGCGGCGGCGATGTCGCCATCGCGCAGCATCTCAACGGTGCGCTCAGCGCCACCGAAGGCCTGCTCACCGGCCTGCTCGACGTGGCCCGGCTGGAGGGCGGTCGCCTGCATCCGCAGCCGCGCGCGTTTGCGCTGGCCGAAGTGCTCGATCCGCTGGCTGCCGAGTTCAGTGCCATCGCGCTCGACCGCGGCGTGCGGCTGGACGTGGTCGGCACACGCGCGTGGGTGCATTCCGATCCACAGCTGCTGCGCCGGGTGTTGCAGAACTTCCTGTCGAATGCCTTGCGCTATGCGGAGCACGGTCGCGTGCTGCTCGGCGTGCGTCGAGCCGGTGACCACCTGCGCGTGGAGGTGTGGGACACCGGCCCGGGCATCGCCGTGGCGGAGCAGGAACTGATCTTCCAGGAATTTCGCCGTGGCAGCGCCGCGGGCGGGCAGGGGCTCGGACTGGGTCTCTCCATCGCGCAACGCATGGCCGAGCTGCTCGGTCATCCGCTGGGGCTGCGTTCCTGGCCTGGTCACGGCAGCGTCTTCCATCTCGCCGTGCCACTGGCGCGGGCTGCCGCTCGCCTGCCGATGGCTGCCGGCGTGGCGCAGTCGCTGCCGACGGGTCGCGCGCTGCTGCTGGACAACGAACCGGCCGCGCTGGCCGCGCTGGGCAGCCTGCTGAGCAGTTGGGGCTGGCAGGTTCACCCGGCCCGCAATGCGGAACAGGCACTGGCCGCGCCGTGGCGACCGGACCTGCACATCCTCGATTTCCATCTGGATGGCGGGCACACCGGCCTGGACGTCTGGCAGCGCCTGTGCGAGCGGCATGCCGACGTGCCGACGGTGATGCTCACCGCGGATCGGGACGGCGAACTGCGGCAACGGCTGCTCGATGCGGGGATCGGCGTGCTGTACAAGCCGTTGAAGCCGCTGGCACTGCGGCAGATGTTGCAGCGGGTGGCGACCGGGGTAGTACAGAGGTGA
- a CDS encoding PHB depolymerase family esterase, whose product MTTRWTTRVLWLALLASAGSACAKGPDASLPKLKIDPARTAVVGLSSGAYMATQAQLAYPELFPNAAMVAGGPYGCAGGKLEVALGSCMKGVPAPDVAALVASAGKRSAAGEIGALKDLAHARVYLLHGRDDALVAPAVAEAGAHFYEQLRDGTPGLGGMQVHDDGQRAFAHNLPVAGTGDDCDKSVTPYLGHCGFDAAGEIFAQMFGQPAHAATTAKGELRNFDQDALRPDGTDAFLADTGYVYLPPACLAGKSCGVVVAFHGCKQNADAVGKAFVEDAGFNRWADVYDVAVLYPQTRASFAPLNPQACWDWWGYSGADYDTRHGVQLRWLVNAARALGLPAGH is encoded by the coding sequence ATGACTACCCGCTGGACAACCCGCGTGCTGTGGCTGGCCTTGCTGGCCAGCGCCGGCAGTGCCTGCGCCAAAGGCCCCGACGCCAGTTTGCCGAAGCTGAAGATCGACCCGGCACGCACCGCAGTGGTCGGTCTTTCCTCCGGTGCCTACATGGCTACCCAGGCGCAACTGGCCTATCCGGAGCTGTTCCCGAACGCGGCGATGGTCGCCGGCGGACCGTACGGCTGCGCCGGCGGCAAGCTGGAGGTGGCGCTGGGCAGTTGCATGAAGGGCGTGCCCGCACCGGATGTCGCCGCACTGGTGGCCAGCGCCGGCAAGCGTTCGGCCGCCGGCGAAATCGGCGCGCTGAAGGATCTGGCGCATGCTCGCGTCTACCTGCTGCACGGCAGGGACGACGCCCTGGTGGCACCGGCCGTGGCCGAAGCCGGCGCCCATTTCTATGAACAACTGCGCGATGGCACGCCGGGCCTCGGGGGCATGCAGGTGCATGACGATGGCCAGCGCGCGTTCGCGCACAACCTGCCGGTGGCGGGCACCGGCGACGATTGCGACAAGTCGGTGACGCCTTACCTCGGCCACTGCGGCTTCGACGCGGCGGGCGAAATCTTCGCGCAGATGTTCGGCCAGCCGGCGCATGCTGCGACCACGGCCAAGGGCGAGTTGCGCAACTTCGACCAGGACGCGCTGCGTCCCGACGGAACCGACGCGTTCCTGGCCGATACCGGCTACGTCTACCTGCCGCCCGCCTGTCTCGCCGGCAAGTCCTGCGGCGTGGTGGTGGCGTTCCACGGTTGCAAGCAGAACGCCGATGCGGTGGGCAAGGCTTTCGTCGAGGACGCCGGCTTCAACCGCTGGGCCGACGTCTACGACGTGGCAGTGCTATATCCTCAGACCCGCGCAAGTTTCGCGCCCTTGAATCCGCAAGCATGCTGGGACTGGTGGGGTTATTCCGGAGCCGACTACGACACACGCCACGGCGTGCAGTTGCGCTGGCTGGTGAACGCGGCACGGGCGTTGGGGTTGCCCGCCGGCCATTGA
- a CDS encoding TonB-dependent receptor → MKRTHLSSAIGLVLGLALVAPLQAQQANEDAGAKTTAAKQADAKQLQEVTVSARRRDESLEKVPVAITAFSGEDMKDLQANSIDGLQGAVPNMNIVQGRGSSSAVNIFIRGIGQPDALQTFDPGVGMYVDDVYYSRIQGGLINLFDVERVEVLRGPQGTLYGKNSTGGAVKVVTKNPGDSTEGSVEAGFGNYGRREGKFYLGGPLGGAWSASIAGGVTQTDGYVTDPSTGHKYNDEDTKSVRGKLRYHPSENFDAVLSLDYTKQDTGLTLGQPVSSLTRTDLAFGTVVLLKPDPDQKYDFKTRTSFSPDKGQQLEHKGAALSLDWKLSEQWNLKSISAFRKLDSNSYIDIDASQFELGDVLVDFHQKQASQELQLQYDNGSNLQAVYGLYYLRETVPSHQEAYADDLFALAGTPITFLRTIDDDLTTTTYAGFAHVNWQFVPSWTLAAGVRYSSDHKDYDRTTSTFWGQPFTAINETVAFTGDKRWNAWTPTISLQKQFNPQTMGYVSASRGFKSGGFNGRANSAAETRTAEYNPEYVWTYELGLKWRSADNKLQANLAAFHSDYTDFQARVSEVQNPGSITPTFAFPVINAAKLKMDGFEFEGAAVFDDGTRLSAQVGYLDARYAKFVDHRLDPSDPLYNPSLHDHVPFSPTWTSRVAATHVFNLGSGSAITIGADWSYRSETWLSVDNYDALSQKAYSVTGLFGIYDSADGHWQFRTGVRNLGDKVYKTDGQEFSSVGNIRTAYYGMPRNWYANVRYNF, encoded by the coding sequence ATGAAACGCACGCATCTGAGTTCGGCGATCGGTCTGGTTCTGGGCCTGGCCCTGGTGGCGCCACTGCAGGCGCAGCAGGCGAACGAGGATGCCGGCGCGAAAACCACGGCAGCGAAGCAGGCCGACGCCAAGCAGCTGCAGGAAGTGACGGTCAGCGCGCGGCGCCGCGACGAGTCGCTGGAAAAGGTGCCGGTGGCGATCACCGCGTTCAGTGGCGAGGACATGAAGGACCTGCAGGCGAACAGCATCGACGGCCTGCAGGGCGCGGTGCCGAACATGAACATCGTGCAGGGCCGCGGTTCGTCCTCGGCGGTGAACATCTTCATCCGCGGCATCGGCCAGCCCGACGCGCTGCAGACCTTCGACCCGGGCGTGGGCATGTACGTCGACGACGTCTACTACTCGCGCATCCAGGGCGGGCTGATCAACCTGTTCGACGTCGAGCGCGTCGAGGTGCTGCGCGGTCCCCAGGGCACGCTGTACGGCAAGAACTCCACCGGCGGCGCGGTCAAGGTGGTGACGAAGAACCCCGGCGACAGCACCGAAGGTTCGGTCGAGGCCGGCTTCGGCAACTATGGCCGGCGCGAAGGCAAGTTCTACCTCGGCGGCCCGCTCGGCGGCGCGTGGTCGGCCTCGATTGCCGGCGGCGTCACGCAGACCGACGGCTACGTCACCGACCCCTCCACCGGCCACAAGTACAACGACGAGGACACCAAGTCCGTGCGCGGCAAGCTGCGCTATCACCCGTCGGAAAACTTCGATGCGGTATTGAGCCTCGACTACACCAAGCAGGACACCGGGCTCACCCTGGGCCAGCCGGTCTCGTCGCTGACCCGGACCGACCTGGCCTTCGGCACCGTGGTGCTGCTCAAGCCCGATCCCGACCAGAAGTACGACTTCAAGACGCGCACCTCGTTCAGCCCGGACAAGGGGCAGCAGCTTGAACACAAGGGCGCTGCGCTCAGCCTCGACTGGAAGCTGTCCGAGCAGTGGAACCTCAAGAGCATCAGCGCATTCCGCAAGCTCGACAGTAATTCCTACATCGACATCGACGCCTCGCAGTTCGAGCTGGGCGACGTGCTGGTCGACTTCCACCAGAAGCAGGCCAGCCAGGAACTGCAGTTGCAGTACGACAACGGCAGCAACCTGCAGGCGGTCTACGGCTTGTATTACCTGCGCGAGACCGTGCCGTCGCACCAGGAAGCGTACGCCGATGACCTGTTCGCGCTGGCCGGCACCCCGATCACCTTCCTGCGCACCATCGACGACGACCTCACCACCACGACGTACGCCGGCTTCGCCCACGTGAACTGGCAGTTCGTGCCCAGCTGGACGCTGGCCGCCGGCGTGCGTTACAGCAGCGACCACAAGGACTACGACCGCACCACCAGCACGTTCTGGGGCCAGCCGTTCACCGCGATCAACGAGACCGTGGCCTTCACCGGCGACAAGCGCTGGAACGCGTGGACGCCCACGATCAGCCTGCAAAAGCAGTTCAACCCGCAGACCATGGGTTATGTTTCCGCCAGCCGCGGTTTCAAGTCCGGCGGCTTCAACGGCCGCGCCAACTCCGCCGCGGAAACGCGCACCGCCGAGTACAACCCCGAGTACGTGTGGACCTACGAACTGGGCCTGAAATGGCGCTCGGCCGACAACAAGCTGCAGGCCAACCTGGCCGCGTTCCACAGTGACTACACCGACTTCCAGGCCCGCGTGTCCGAAGTGCAGAACCCCGGCTCGATCACGCCGACGTTCGCCTTCCCGGTGATCAACGCGGCCAAGCTGAAGATGGACGGCTTCGAGTTCGAGGGCGCCGCCGTGTTCGACGACGGCACCCGGCTGTCGGCCCAGGTCGGCTATCTGGACGCCCGCTACGCCAAGTTCGTCGACCATCGCCTGGACCCCAGCGACCCGCTGTACAACCCCAGTCTGCATGACCACGTGCCGTTCTCGCCGACCTGGACCTCGCGCGTCGCGGCCACCCATGTGTTCAATCTGGGCAGCGGCAGCGCCATCACCATCGGCGCCGATTGGTCGTACCGCAGCGAGACCTGGCTGAGCGTGGACAACTACGACGCCTTGAGCCAGAAGGCGTACTCGGTCACCGGCCTGTTCGGCATCTATGACTCGGCCGACGGCCACTGGCAGTTCCGCACCGGCGTGCGCAACCTGGGCGACAAGGTTTACAAGACCGACGGACAGGAGTTCTCCAGCGTGGGCAACATCCGCACCGCTTACTACGGCATGCCGCGCAACTGGTACGCCAACGTGCGCTATAACTTCTGA
- a CDS encoding GntP family permease — MAFLIVLAALCFLMFAAYRGYSVILFAPIAALGAVLLTDPSLVAPMFTGLFMDRMVGFLKLYFPVFMLGAVFGKLIELSGFSKSIVAATIGLVGRSRAMLSIVLVCALLTYGGVSLFVVVFAVYPFAAELFRQSDIPKRLIPGTIALGAFTFTMDSLPGTPQIQNIIPTSFFGTNTWAAPWLGTIGGVFILIVGLGYLDWRRRKAAAAGEGYGDNLLNEPEPFEAARLPHPLIALLPLVLVGVCNKLFTDLIPRVYGETQSFLPSVVGNAKPVVQDVSKVAAIWAVEGALLVGVACVLVFAWRAVLGRLAAGSQAAVGGALLASMNTASEYGFGAVIAALPGFKLVADALHTIPNPLVNEAVTVTALAGITGSASGGMSIALGAMADTFIANANAAGIPMEVLHRVAAMASGGMDTLPHNGAVITLLAVTGLTHRQAYRDIFAITVIKTLAVLVVIAAYYFMGVV; from the coding sequence ATGGCGTTCCTGATCGTGCTGGCCGCGCTGTGCTTCCTGATGTTCGCGGCGTACCGCGGCTACAGCGTGATCCTGTTCGCGCCGATCGCTGCGCTGGGTGCGGTGCTGCTGACCGATCCGTCGCTGGTCGCGCCGATGTTCACCGGCCTGTTCATGGACAGGATGGTCGGCTTCCTCAAGCTGTATTTCCCGGTGTTCATGCTGGGTGCGGTGTTCGGCAAGCTGATCGAACTGTCCGGATTTTCCAAATCGATCGTGGCTGCGACCATCGGCCTGGTCGGGCGCAGCCGCGCGATGCTCTCGATCGTGCTGGTCTGCGCGCTGCTGACCTACGGTGGCGTGTCGCTGTTCGTGGTGGTGTTCGCGGTATACCCGTTTGCGGCGGAACTGTTCCGCCAGTCGGACATCCCCAAGCGGCTGATCCCCGGCACTATCGCGTTGGGCGCGTTCACCTTCACCATGGATTCGCTGCCGGGCACGCCGCAGATCCAGAACATCATTCCCACCTCGTTTTTCGGCACCAACACCTGGGCCGCGCCGTGGCTGGGAACGATCGGCGGCGTGTTCATCCTGATCGTGGGCCTGGGCTATCTGGACTGGCGTCGACGCAAGGCCGCCGCGGCCGGCGAAGGCTACGGCGACAACCTGCTCAACGAACCGGAGCCGTTCGAGGCTGCGCGGTTGCCGCATCCGCTGATCGCCCTGCTGCCGCTGGTGCTGGTCGGCGTGTGCAACAAGCTGTTCACCGACCTGATTCCGCGCGTGTATGGCGAAACCCAGTCGTTCCTGCCCAGCGTGGTCGGCAACGCGAAGCCGGTGGTGCAGGACGTGTCCAAGGTCGCCGCGATCTGGGCGGTCGAAGGCGCCCTGCTGGTCGGCGTTGCGTGCGTGCTGGTGTTCGCCTGGCGCGCGGTGCTGGGGCGGCTGGCCGCGGGCAGCCAGGCGGCGGTTGGCGGCGCCTTGCTGGCCTCGATGAACACGGCATCCGAATACGGCTTCGGCGCGGTGATCGCCGCCCTGCCCGGCTTCAAGCTGGTGGCCGATGCGCTGCACACGATCCCGAACCCGCTGGTCAACGAGGCGGTCACCGTCACCGCGCTGGCCGGCATCACCGGTTCGGCCTCCGGCGGCATGAGCATCGCGCTGGGGGCGATGGCCGATACCTTCATCGCCAACGCGAACGCCGCCGGCATCCCGATGGAAGTGTTGCACCGGGTCGCCGCGATGGCCTCCGGCGGCATGGACACGCTGCCCCACAACGGCGCAGTGATCACCCTGCTGGCGGTGACCGGACTGACCCATCGGCAGGCCTACAGGGACATCTTCGCGATCACCGTGATCAAGACGCTGGCGGTGCTGGTGGTGATCGCGGCGTACTACTTCATGGGCGTGGTCTAG
- a CDS encoding lipase codes for MSIKTYGLGLLAVLLFLPALSARATCHDTVVLVHGNTGSPADFQNTYDRLRQQGWSDAQIVAPAWGNAYCAACNDHSGSEETPVRNAISSAIAGSCSGHIDVIGHSMGVTLAMREIDRLGVSGKVDVFIGIAGAVHGLWSCGMYPWNVATATCGSYGLSVGSPLLQGIAGHRFGSHMYSMKSWGDEINCYGSCLVYGVHTSTIPGEDYSFDYPYGHYQLLWLTAADQVSLLE; via the coding sequence ATGTCGATCAAGACGTATGGACTGGGTCTGCTGGCCGTGCTGCTGTTCCTGCCCGCGCTGTCTGCGCGGGCCACCTGCCATGACACCGTGGTGCTGGTACACGGCAATACCGGCAGCCCCGCCGATTTCCAGAACACCTACGACCGGCTGCGCCAGCAGGGCTGGAGCGACGCGCAGATCGTTGCGCCCGCCTGGGGCAACGCCTACTGCGCCGCCTGCAACGACCACAGCGGCAGCGAGGAGACCCCGGTCAGGAACGCGATCAGCAGCGCCATCGCCGGCTCGTGCAGCGGGCATATCGACGTGATCGGCCATTCGATGGGCGTGACCCTGGCGATGCGCGAGATCGACAGGCTCGGCGTGTCCGGCAAGGTCGACGTGTTCATCGGCATCGCCGGCGCGGTGCACGGGCTGTGGTCGTGCGGCATGTATCCATGGAACGTGGCCACCGCCACCTGCGGCTCGTATGGCCTGTCCGTGGGCAGCCCGCTGCTGCAAGGCATCGCAGGGCACCGCTTCGGCTCGCACATGTACTCGATGAAATCGTGGGGCGACGAGATCAACTGCTACGGCAGTTGCCTCGTCTACGGCGTGCATACCTCGACGATCCCCGGCGAGGATTACAGCTTCGACTATCCCTACGGCCACTATCAGCTGCTGTGGCTGACCGCCGCCGACCAGGTGAGTCTGCTGGAGTGA